CTGTCACATGCGGAGCACAAGACAGTGTGGCCATCTGATCTGTGAGCCGATGTAAACTTGGATGACGGTCCAAAACCTTACGCAAGCAGCCTCTgtaggcagcagcagcagcaatgttAGTTAAGTTTGGCTGTGGGCATTCATGCATTTTGAGTAATTAGGCCAATCTCGGAGTCTAGAATAAAAATGTGGACATTTTGGCCCATTTAGGAGTTGCCTCACAGTCGAGTAAGTGAATAAAATTCCTAAAGTGAATATATTTGATGTTCATTTCAGTGATGTGAAAGAGACAAGTGCACTTGTCAGATTTACTTAGCATAAGTAAAATACTCAGCCGGAAAAGTCTGACCTTTCAGATCTCACAACGGCTCTAGCTCTATAAACTCCCGATGCCGTGAATAAACAAGGCCGTTAGGAAGTATTTAAGTGTCTGGTGTTTAAGTCCGTGGATGCAGAGTGACAGCTGACTGCAATGTCATCTTAGGCCAAACAGAATACCTTCTATTATTGTTTGATAGAGTTATCACATGCTGTAAGGCTATAAAGCTCCCAGGCAAGCCCCTTTGCTATGATTTGctatgtaggttttttttttattttttattttttaccataTCACTGGTAACAAGATATCACTGCTTTGTCTTGGGGATGCCCGCCTGGAAAGATCAAGAGAGGTGTCAAACCCTGGCCTAGAAAGCTTttgtttgggtaaaaaaaatacaccttcAAACCGTCAAGGGTGGAGGACGAGGCACATTAAGCCAGCTTGATCTCAGACGGCAGCGTTCGACGGGCACTCCAATGATCCGTGGAGATAGTAACAGCAACATTAGTCAGTTCCTTGCAACAGGAACAGAAGAAAGTCCTGGCTTGACGGCGACAGCATGACACGCACAATCCCGGCCTTCAGATTCATAGGCCGTActaaaaaatatgcattttaccGTTTGGATTTGACGAATGCAGGCTTTTGAGGATGGCTTCTGGCATTTTTGTGACAAAGCTGCCTATAACCAATATTTTGTGCCAGTAGTCATATTCACGACTGAAGAATTTTTGGCAGTGCAACGTAGAAAATTGCTGAAATCAAATTTATATCACTGGACACGTAAACCACTGGGCCCAGTACTAACAACAGGGACGTCAGCCATAGCTATTCAATGCTACTCAGATCTCTGAgattgctttctgttttttagaGGTGCAACTACCATTCTTTTCATTATCGaatgaaatatcaaatattatatttgataatattttaaataaaatatttaatattaaataaaatgtgtttaagaCAGTACGATCTGTGTAAAGTGGATCCAATTGCAGTTTCATCCACGTTTCTACAGTAAAAGTGCCCGCCACACGGCACGTAACGTTAAAAGAAGATAACTCCCTTTAGTTTTCACTGTCTTTGAAGCCCACTGACGTCTCTGAAATCCTGCGTGCTTGCTGTTCAGTCATCTGTTTAGTTACACGAGCTCCCCGGTGCCTTATGAAGAGAGGGGGGGAATAGGTCAAGTGTGGAGTGACGCTACAGCTGAACCTCTCCGTAGGGTCAGCAGGCTGACGGCAGGACAGTTCAGCATACATAGGGTCACTAAACACAGCGTTAGCCTCTGGCATGCCGCTGCCACAAAACGTTCACGGAAAGAATCCCAGGTCCTAAATTCAACCCAGCAATGCttgacattttgctgaaattatGATGCAATTGAATTTCTAAAATTGCCCAAACACAGGGCACATTAACTTATTTGATCCTTTTCTATTCCCTCTAATTTAGCTCATGTGTATCTGCGGCAGAGGCGGAGAGCATAGGTAAGCTGCCTTGTTTTGTTCCCATTTTGTGGACAGAGTATATGATGTAATTAGAAGTAATAGGCACGCAAATTTGTTTTCACCTCCAGGCAAGGACCacggagagaaaaaatataaagcGCACAAAGAGTTTGGGGACCGTCGTGGGGGAGTGACAGGAGCCCGCACGTATTTCTACGCCGACGAGGCCAAATGTGACAAGAATATGGAAACCTTCATCAAATGCATCAAAGCATCTGGTAAGGGAACAGAAACTAAACTACATCAGTAATGCAACtttacaaaatgtctgttttggcACGTTGTGTTAAGTTGTAACTCTATACTGGCTCATATGCATTACTCAGGTGTTTTCTACCAAATGTTGCAAATATTTCCGTCCCTCAACCAATGGACATGTGGTCCAGCTCCATAATCCACTCTATTTATTACATGCAGCACTGTCCTTAAACATGCATTTAGCATCATGTCTGTTTGACCTGTAGGTGGGAGTTCGATGGACGGTTTTTCCGCCGTCAAAATGACCGCGCTAGGACGACCTCAGTTTCTGGTAGGCGCTAAGGGGCAGTTAAAGGGGCAATGCAGCAGTTTAGTTTATACTCTTGTGTACTCCTGTGATGAAGGTGTGACAGACTggtgtcctgtttttttttttcaaaagcttAAATTCTCAGAGGTGCTGGTGAAATGGCAGCGATTTTTCACCTTCCTGGCATCACAGCAGGGCAAAGATGGCATGGAAGCCTTAGAGCAGAGGCTGGAGCTGAAACAACTACaggtagagttttttttttttcctcctccgcTTCATTTCTGATGTTTAATTATAGTGATACATTACGTGCCACGTTATCTGTACACTTCTGTGACACACACGCAGTGTGTGAGGATATTGTTACAGGTGTTGCTACGGTGTCTGAAGCGCAGTACTGTGGATCTTTATATCTATCTAGGAATTCTTGACCAAACTGGGTGCAAAAGGTGACTTCTATGGCTGGTTTACTGGCAGGAAAGAGGAAACCTCAGGGTAAGCAAGAACACAGACAACCACAATAGACAGCAAATACCTCTGCTGCAGCGGTACGACAATGTCACTGTTGCACATGGGGAAGTATTTCTTTACGTTCAAGGCAAATTAGAGGAAAATTCattcaatgaaaaatgatgatgaaaaacacaaattgtgtCCTAATGGATTGCAATGGATTTTACAGTGGTTATAGTAGACATACATGTAATCAATAAATCACATAAGAATCACCACTATTTTTCCAGCATGCAAAACTAAATACacatttaatcatatttattcttgatttattcattgtcatggtttattttacagtaCGCACATCATTGCTGTTTAAAGGCAAATTATTTGCTGAGAATAAGATCACATAtgactttttcttattttactgCTGGAATTTATTAGCCAAATTCAGATTTTGCCGCATAATTACAATGACGGTAGAGATGGGACAACAGTCAGCATTTTCGGTAGTTTATAAGTCATCTgatgaaaaagtaaagaaaattgtaatattttgtatttaccaCCATTTTATTActgctatttttaaaattcttcttcAAGGACATGCGTCGCTACAGAGTGACtagagaaataaatgaataccGGTAATATTTTGGAGTCAGCAATATACTGGTGCCGTAATACCTCTCTGCCCTCTGCCCTGACAGAACCATTGACGTGATCGACTGGAACAGCCTAATAGATGCCAGAACAAAGGTATCGGACCTCCTGGTTGTCCCAAACGTAAAGGTGAGTAGAATAACCCACCGAAAGAAAGTGGCAATTACTCCGATGaaatgcagctaaaaaaaaccatCCTTAATCTTTAAATATGATTCGAGACCCAAATTCCCCGGAGACGATAATTGACTTGCTACTTGCTTTTCCAAATTTGACGTGTGTACAATTTACAGCCGGCCGGAGATTTGAAGTAACAAGCGGCACCGGATTTCAACCAGAATGATGGATAGTGGGGATGTTAATATAGATACTGGCCAATATTGGGTCAGGGTTAATCACATGTCTGTAAAATATGGGCAGGTTACCCTCAGCATGTCTGTTGCCCTTGGACTCAGGACAGCTGAAGGGTGGATGAAGTAAGAAGCACTAATGGGTGTCATGCCGTGCGATATTGGGTTCGTTAGCATCTCACGGTGTTTATTCTGCTGGGTTGTTTACTCAGCAAGGTGAGCTGGAGCCTCTGCTGGAGAAATTCActatggaggaggagaaacaaatgAAGAGGATGTTACAGCGTGTGGACATCTTAGCCAAGGTAATCTCGCATAAACTACGGCATACGTACTGATCACTGTAGGCAAATACAGTGCACACACAATTAgcagaaaatgcatttgttgtCAATAAGCAAGGATCAAGGATGACACGTTTTCAACATGCCGGCATGCTACAACATACATAACCTCACTAATATGGATAGATCTCAGTACAAATGTGTTGTTAGCTGTTGTGTAAAACCCATGTTATGTAAGAGAGCCATTTTGAATACACGCAGCCATTGCAGTGCTGCTAACCGCTTTTAAGAATGAGCACAATAACAAATCTAGAGTATCAGTGGTATTAAGAAATAGTTAAAAAGTCCCAATTTATGTGTAGACAGAACCACTGATCACATTTGTTTACTTAAAGAAAACCACTACTTTTTCATGAACTTAAGAATCATAATCACTGTTAGGTGATATTATACTAAATTAATGGGATCTTTCACGTCCCAGCATGCCCTAGACAATGGCGTTCGCTTGATGGTGGACGCGGAGCAAAGCTACTTCCAGCCGGCCATCAGCAGACTGACGTTAGAAATGCAGAGGATCTACAACAGAGGAAGGCCTGTCATCTTCAACACGTACCAATGCTACCTAAAGGTAAAACCCGAAGCACTTGATCCAGATGAACCTTTGCCAAAGCGCGAGTCATCTTGATTTTTGTCCTGCAGGAGGCCTACGACAACATAACCGTGGACGTAGAAGTGTCACGGCGTGAGGGCTGGAATTTTGCTGCCAAGCTGGTGCGTGGGGCCTACATGTATCAGGAGCGAGAGAGGGCCGTAGAAATGGGTTATGAGGACCCTATAAACCCGGATTATGAGTCCACCAATCGAATGTACCACAGGTAGGAGTCAAGACTTTTTATTCTTTGCTTCTTAACCACTGACGACCGTCCAAATCTGCACTTGCAAAGTTCGATCTTTTTTTTGCCAAGCCAAGCTCTCCTTTTTTCATATTCACACTGAAGCTGTTTGCTATTAATATAGCCTCTTGCTACTGGATAGCGAACGGCTCAGAGTTAAGTTTCTCCCCCCACTTGTGCCACTCCCGTGTGGTTCACGAATTTAAACCGGCCACCTCATAGGCACAAATCCGCCTCAAATTGAGAGCACAGGGATTTCATTTTAGGGAAGTGGTCCTTCCTGGAGTTTCTGGGTCACCCTGTTGAGTCGTCCTTGTGCAAGTTACAGAAACCTTGCAGCCTTGGGCGTGCGGTGTTGTAACAAGTTTTTCGGCTTTCCGACGTTGAGGC
Above is a genomic segment from Xiphias gladius isolate SHS-SW01 ecotype Sanya breed wild chromosome 19, ASM1685928v1, whole genome shotgun sequence containing:
- the prodhb gene encoding proline dehydrogenase 1, mitochondrial, whose translation is MDLGKKILGPRGFDLLMKMTFYGQFVAGEDHRAIGPLIRKNQAFGVGSVLDYGVEEDIGQDEAEQKEPRDSCVSAAEAESIGKDHGEKKYKAHKEFGDRRGGVTGARTYFYADEAKCDKNMETFIKCIKASGGSSMDGFSAVKMTALGRPQFLLKFSEVLVKWQRFFTFLASQQGKDGMEALEQRLELKQLQEFLTKLGAKGDFYGWFTGRKEETSGTIDVIDWNSLIDARTKVSDLLVVPNVKQGELEPLLEKFTMEEEKQMKRMLQRVDILAKHALDNGVRLMVDAEQSYFQPAISRLTLEMQRIYNRGRPVIFNTYQCYLKEAYDNITVDVEVSRREGWNFAAKLVRGAYMYQERERAVEMGYEDPINPDYESTNRMYHRCLDYVLDEIALNRNNTNVMVASHNEDTVKHTLKRMNELGLFPTENKVYFGQLLGMCDQISFPLGQAGFPVYKYVPYGPVNEVMPYLSRRAQENRGFMKGAQKERELLWKELKRRLASGELLYRPVY